DNA from Microvirga ossetica:
CGCCGTTGTCACGCACGACGGCTTCGACCTCGCGCGCCGTCGCAACATTCTGCGGATGCGGCATGCCGTGGGTGATGATCGTGGATTCGAGCGCGACCACCGCGCCGCCCATGTCCAGGGTTGATTGCACTTCGGGAGCAATGTCGAGGAAACGGCTGGCGAGGTCGTGTTTCATGAGGGCTCCCGTTTCAAAACGAAGATCGATCGCGCAAAGTGGCGGCCGCTTTTCAACCAGCCGCTCTAAGCGACAATGTGGTTTCCAGCAAGGCAGGGGAGAGATCCGGCCGAACGCTCGCGCCGCTCTCCACCGTCAGCGCCGCTGCAGCCGTGCCGAGACGGGCTGCCTCGTGCAGATCGTGTCCGCCCATGAGGCCGACGAGCGTCGCGGCGATCAGCGCGTCGCCGGCTCCAGTGGCGTCGACGATCTGCGCGCTGAGCGAGCCGATCCGCCGGATCCCGGCGCCATCCGCCGCGACGAGGCCCTTGTCTCCCAGCGTCAGGACGATCCGCTCCGCTCCTCGCTCGATGAGCGCCGCGGCGGCCGCTTCGGGCGAGGCGTCGGGCCGGTCGAGAAAGGTGCGGGCCTCGTCGAGATTGAGAAAGAGCAGGCCGATGCCGCTGAGATCCGCCGCGAGGCGCATGACCTTCGGCGTCGAGACCGCGTCGATGGCGGGCGTCAGGGCCTTCCGGCGGGACAGGTCGACGAGATAGTGCATGGTTCCTACCGGCAGGTTGCAGTCGGCGAAGATCCAGCCCGATCCGAAGTCGGATTCGATCCGTTGCAGCAGGGCAGGGCCGAATTCGTCGAAGATCGCCATGTCGGCGAGCCCCATGGCCAGCTCGCCGTCGGGCTGCAGCACCGCCACGTATTCGGCGGTGCTGTGCCTCTCGGAACTCGCCATGTGCCGTGTGTCGATGCCGAGGCGCTTCAGGTCCTCGAGCATCTCGCGGCCGTTCTCGTCATCGCCGAGGATCGAGACGAGGGAAACCTGCGCTCCGAGGCGAGCCATGTTCTCCGCGACATTGCGGGCGACGCCGCCGAACGAGCGTTCCGATGCAACCGGATTCGAGGTTGCCGACCGGAGCGACGACAGGGCACGGTACTTGCGGTCTACGGCCGCTCCGCCGATGCAGATCACCCTGCTTGCCGCCAACTCCATCCTCGAGACCTCGTCCGTTCCGCGCGAGAGAGGATATGCCGGAAGGCTGGCCGCGCCGCAACGGGCAGGGGCATCTCAGACGATGAAGAAGTCCTTGTAGGATAGGGCGAGGCCCTTCTTCACCTGTGTGAATTCCACCGCCGCCTTGGACCCGGAGCCGTCGGAATCGTAGGCGAGGATACCCTTCTTCTTGTTGTAGATGATGATGTCGTTCTTGTCCTTGGCTTTGTCCAAGGCGAAGTACGACTTGCTGAGTTTGCCGGGCTTGCTCTCCGTTCCCTTGCCGAGCTTGGTGAACACCTTGTTGTCGAGCCAGATGCAATCCTGCTTGAGGGCGAAGTCGGAGATCGTGTCGACGTTCGTCTTCTTGTTCGGCTTGGTGCCGAAGACGAAGATGTCCTTGCCGGTGCCGCCGACGAGCACGTCCTTGCCGCCTTTGCCGTAGAGCCTGTCGTTCCCATCGCCGCCCTGAAGCGTATCCCGGCCCGAGCCGCCGATCAGCACGTCGTCCGTGCTCCCGCCGCTGGAATCAGCAAGGCGATAGAAGCCGATGCTTCCGCTTGCCGCGCGCCCGCCATTGTCGATCGCCGTGAGCGTGACGTACTCGATTCCGCTTACGGACGTGCTGCCAGTGGGCTTGTAGGTGATGGCCTGCAGGATGGCCTTGACGATGTCCGGCGTCGCCGTCGCATCAAGTGTGATCGCTAATCCTGCGCCAGTGGGCCGCACGAACCCGATGCTTACGCCGTCGACGAAGAGAGGGGACAGGGTGCCGGACACGGTGACCCGGGCCGTTTGAGCAAGCTCAAAAGTGCCGGAGGTCGTGGGGCTTGCGCTCTCGATCTGGATCTCGCGCACCCAGCCGAAATCGCCGACGATGTCGATGGCTCCGCGGGGATCAAGCGCTACGATCTGCCCGCTGCGGATCTCGCGCAGCTCGGCGGCGATGCCGACGATGGTCGGCGCCCGGTCGGTGCTGACCTGGCCGTTGCCGTACTCGATGCGGTCGAAGCCTTGCCGGTGGAGCATGCCCAGATCCGCGTCCGACAGGGTCGTGCCGGCCAGCCGCAGGGTGTCGTTCTTCGTCGTGTGAGCCGTGATCAGGCGGGCGACCTCGAGGTCGTCGGCGACAATGACGGCGTTGTCGGAATAGAGCAGGATCTCGTCGATATTCGCGATCGCGACGCTGCTGATGTCGATGGTGCTGCCGGTCAGGAACAGGTAGTTCGTTGCGTCCGCTCCGCCGTCGATCAGCCGCAATCCGTCGAGCTGGGTGCTGGAAAGGAAAATGCGGTCGAGGCCGTCCGATCCGAGGATGGTCTCGAAATTGCCGAAGCTTGCCGCCGCCTCGGCTTCAGTGGCTTCGCCTGCTGCGGGCGTGAAATAGAAGCTGCCTTCACCCACGAGCTGCAGAATGTCGTTTCCGATGCCGCCATCGAGAACGGCGCCGGCGAGTTCGGTCGCCCTGATCTGGACGATGTCGTCGCCATCCGTCGCTGCGGCTCTGAACTTCTGCGCCATGATCCTTTTCCGTTGCCTTCGAATGCTTCGGAGGCACTATGACGCCAATGTTATTAAGTATCAATATTGATCGGACGGCAGCATGATTTTGCGCTGGATCAAAGCCGATTCCCTCTGCGCCGGTAGAATGGGCGGAAACCAGGGAGGCGACCATGAATCTGGGAAACACGGTCAGGCAGTGGCAGATGCGCTGGGCGCAGGTCCGCGAGCTGGAGGCTCTGGGTCGGGAGCAGCGCGAGGCGCTTGCCCGGGATATCGGCATTCCGCCGGAGATGCTGCCCGCTCTCGTGGCCCGCGGCCCCGATGCCGCCGCCGAACTTCCGCGCCTCATGCAGGCTTTGTCCCTCGATGCCGACGAGATCCGGAAGATCCACGCGGCGCTGATGCGCGACATGAGCCTCACCTGCTCGGGATGCACCGCCGCCGTCCGCTGCCGGGACGATCTCGACGCGGGCCGCTCCACGGCTCGTTTCGGCGTGTACTGCCCGAATGCCGAGACGCTGACGGACCTGAGCGGCGAGGTGAGGGCGGTTCGGCCATAGAGCGGAAGCAAGCCCCCCGGTCATCCTGCCTCCGGACCTGATCCGGGAACCTGGGATTGTCCGGGGATCGCATGACGAGTATGGCGCCATTCCCCTCCCTCCTTGTGGGGGAGGGCCAGGGAGGGGGTGCTGGCGCTTCGCTGGTTCCAGTCCGGCGTTGCACCCCCCCTCTCCAACTCTCCCCCACAAGGGGGGAGAGGGCTTGTCGCACTCTTCTTGTCCAGCTCTTACGATCCCCTCGCCGTCATCCCCGGGCTCGTCCCGGGGATCTCGATTGGTTGGGCGCCGAGCCTCACAGCATCGGGATGGCCGGCACGAGGCCGGCCATGACGGATGCGGGTGATGTTCAGGTGTCAATCAGCCAGCACCGTGGGGCCCGGAGCCGTTTGGCTCCGAGCCTGTGGTGAGATCGAGGGTGGCGCGAACGGCGGCCCGGCTCGAGGATGCATGCGTTTGATGGAAGAGCCGGGAGGCCGCTTCGCGCACGGCTTTTTTAGGCGGACAGGCGGTGCCGGTTCGGTGACTGCCCGAGGCGGGAACCGCAAGGTCAGCGGCGGCCTCGACCCAATCCCTAGTCAGCGGCACTTAAGCCTGGGCCTCCCGTCGACAGGGGTGCGAGACCTGTCACGGGACCGTGCCTGCTCCCACACTGCGACGCCTCGCGAGCGCGCCCCTCGTCAGGAGCAGATCTTAGGCAAGTGTATAGCCGAGGTTGCCATCTCTGTCAAGAACAAAGTGAGAACATAACGTTGCCCGCGCTCTTCCGCTCACCCCCTCCCGTCCCCTCGACGTCATGGCCGGCCTTGTGCCCGCCATCCCGATACGGACAAGCGCCGCGCCTCAAACAATCGAGATCCCCGGGACAAGCCCGGGGATGACGTGAGTGGGCGGCTTCGACGGTTCAGAATGGGGAGGGCCGCGACGGGTATGGCCGCGACACGGCCGGCCATGCGTCGAGGATGTCAATCCCAGCCTGCGGCTGCCGGCTATGACGTGAAGGGGCGGCCATGACGTGGTCGGTGTTACGACCCTATAAGGAGCGCGCTCTGTCGGCGACGTGACTGCATCGATCAGATCGCGCGGGCGGATCGCCTGATCGATGCGGGGCGGTTATTGGCCACGCGGGGCAGGAGATCCTGGCCGCGGCCGGCGGTGACGACGAGGCGTTTCACCTCGCCTCTCAGATAGGCCTGAAGGAAGCGGTCGTAGTTCCTGAAGGACACGCAGCCGTTCGAATCCCCGCGCGGACCGAGCATGTAGGTGTGCGCGAGAATGCCGTTGCGGCCATAGATGGCGGCGCTGCCGCCCACCGGGGTCAGGCGCAGGGCGCGCACGCCATGGAACAGCGCCTCGCGTTCGGTGACGACGTAGGTGCCGGGCGGCGTTGCGCCCCTCATGCGCACATTCACGTGGCGCGGGTTGTCCATCATGTCGCCGAGGCCGGAATGCGCTTCCAGCCTCTCGCCGTTGGGCAAGGTCACCACCTGCGCGACGATGTCGTAGACGGCTGTGCCGCCGCCGCCGATCTCGGGAACGGGGCTGAAGCGCGCGCTCGGCGCGATGCTGCCGGTGGCGTCGTCGACCGATGCGTAGCTGAGCGCATTCGCGGGCGAGGAGGCGGGGCGGACGCCGAACAGCTTTTCCATGAAGGAGCGGTTGTCCTGCGGTGCGCTCGCCGGAGCCGCAGCGCGGGGCGTCGCCGGTGCAGCCGATGCGCTGGCCATCTGCTGCCGGAGGGAGGGCGATTTCGGCGTCCGCAGCTCCGCTGGGCGCGGCACCGGCAGAGGAACGGGAACGGGCTCCGGCGGTGTTGCTTCCGCGACCTCGATTTCGGGTGCCGGTTGCGGCGGCTCCTGTGCTGCGACGGCCGGCAATTCCGTGCCGGCGTCGCGCTCGGGGAGCTGTCTGCGGAAACCGGAATGCAGCGGTGCGTTGCGGGAGAGGGCGAGCGCATCGGGGTTGAGCGCCGGCTTCGGGTCGACCAGCGCCATGTCGAAGGGCGCTGCGGTCTTGACGCGTTCGGGCGCGCCAGCCGGCGGGGCGACGCTCTCCGCGGGCGGTGCATCGGCGGGGCGCCGGAAATCGGCAAAGTATGCCGCGGGGCTCATCGAGATGGCGACGAGGGCGGCGGTGAGAAAAAAGCTGCGCCGGTGGCGGCGCGGGGCGCGGCGGCCCGCGGGAAATGACTTGTGCAACATGACAAACTCTACGCAACAACTCGGACTTCGCATGAAGCTCGCGGACTGATGCCGCAGGAGGAGGGGACTCCATGCGCGAGATCGGGTTTTGACCGAGGTCCGATTAAACGCGGGCTTGGTTAAATTAGGGATAATCGGCGGCGGGGATGGCGCGGAAATGCGGCCCATCTTTGTGCGGCCCGGACCCGGAGCAAAGAAGCTTCGTCAAGATGCCGCAACGGCGTGTGCTGGCTCACAGATTACGGAGCGAGTCCGGGTTATGACTCAAGGTGAGGTTGTGTGTCTTTCAGCCTCCAACGGGAGGTCGCCGTCATGGGTTTCTATGCGCGTCACATCGGCCCGCGTTTCGTCAGCTGCCTGTGCTCGATGGAAGCGATCGCGGCCGAGCGGGAGCGGGTGGTCCCGCAGGCCTCCGGCGTGGTGCTGGAAATCGGGATCGGACCGGGTCTAAACCTGTCGTTCTACGATCCCGCACGGGTCACGCGGGTGATCGGCGTCGATCCCATCGCCGAGTTTCTCGAGCTGGGCCGTGAGCGCCGACGCAGCTCTCCGGTTCCGGTAGAGATCGTGCAGGCGCCTGCGGAGGCGCTGCCGTTGGCCGACGCCTCCATCGATACGGCGGTGATCACCTATACCCTATGCTCGGTGGAGGATCCGGTGCTGGCCCTGCGCGAGGTGCGGCGCGTGCTGAAGCCGCGCGGGCGGGTGCTGTTCCTGGAGCATGGCCTGTCGAGCGATGCGGGCGTGGCGCTCTGGCAGCGCCGGCTCAACCCGATCTGGCGCCGGCTCGCGGTCGGCTGCAACCTGACCCGCCCGGTCGGCAAGCTCCTCGAAGAGGCGGGCTTCACCATCTGCCGCATCGAGCATTACTACCTCGACAATGCGCCGCGGGCGGTCGGCTATCTCTGCCAGGGCGTCGCGGAGGCGCCCGACAGCATGGTCATGATGCCTGCGAGAGTTTTGAGCGCTTAAGCAGGGGGAAGTGCCCCGGGGATGTCCCGGGACAGCTCAGAAGGATGCCTGACGGGCGACGGCGCGGATGTCGCGGCGGCCGAAGCCGAGGTCAGCGAGCTCGCGGTCGTTGAGCCCTTCGAGCTCGCGCACGGTCTGGCGGTAGCGGCGCCAGCTGGCGAGCTTGGCGAGGATCATGGATGTGAACATGGACTTGTCTCCGTTCGAGTTTGCGTAATGTCGGCGGGCCGGGTTACCGGTCGAGCCCAGGGAAGCGCCGCGCCGCATCCCGCTCCATCTGGCGGGCCTCGGACAGGACGCTGCGGACCAGGCTGAGGAAGCTGACGAGGATCATGGCGGGTCTCCTGGGTGGTTCGGCTCGGCCCGGCGGGCCTCATACTTTCGTATAGGGAATATGGCATCTTTCGCGCCGGGCAAAAGCAAGGCAAACGGCATGAGAGACATGCGAAATTCGCATGCAATAAACCGTTAAGTTTTTTGGCTATGCATATAGCGCCTTATCTCGCGCCAGAATGCCCGTGAATTGTGCACGCGCCCTGAGCGCTCCGGTTCAGCCTGAGGGAACTTCCGACCCGGCTGTGCGGTATCCCAGCCACGCCCATCAGTGCAGCGAGCGAGGCAGAGCATGACCGGAACCCGCGACACCCTGCTGAAGCGGATCTGGCGAGGCCAGGATCCCTTCCTGAACTACCCCGCACTGCTCTACCGGCAGGACCGTCAGGGCTGGGGCTCGAGTCATCCCTATCTGACGGAGGCGATCGAGGCGCTTCGCCCGTCGGTGGTCGTCGAGGTCGGCGTCTGGAAGGGCGGCTCCACCATCTCCCTCGCCTCGACGATGAAGGCGATGAACCTGGACGCCGTCGTGATCGCCGTTGATACTTGGCTCGGGGCGTGGGACCACTGGAACAACGACGAGTGGTTCGCGCACCTGAATTTCATTCACGGCTATCCCGCCCTCTACCACACCTTCGCCTCCAACATCGTCGGTGAAGGGCTGCAGGGTCACGTCCTGCCGCTGCCGCTCGACTCGGTGAATGCGGCGTATGTCCTGCGCAACTACGACGTCCAGGCCGATGTGATCCACATCGACGGCGGCCACGATTACGGGGCGGTCATGTCGGATCTGCGCGAATGGTGGCCGATGCTCAAGCCCGGCGGGGTGCTCATCGGAGACGATTACCCGCACTGGCCCGGCGTGAAGAAGGCGTTCGACGACTTCTTCACGGAACAGGGCCGGTTCCCCTTCGAGTTCGAGGAGCCGAAATGTAGGATCTTCAAGTAGGGTTCTTCTGAGCGCAGCGTAGCAGCCTATTGCGACTTGCGCGGATCCTCCGCCGGATTCACGTAGGAGATGTTCCACGGTCCGCGTGTGCTCAGCTGCACGACCGTTTCCTGGCCGATCTGCACGTAATGCTGCATGCCCGGCGGCATGGCGACGACGCCACCCGCGGCGATGGCCTGCGTCTTCGCCGGATCGAACGCTGCGCCCGTGCCGATGTTGAACGAACCGCTGATCACGGTGACGACCTCATCGGCCGGATGGGTGTGCGCCGGGATCTTGTAATTGGCCGGGAATTTCAGCCGCATCACGAAGATGCCGTCCTTCGCGGGATCGCCGTAGAGGAGCGCCATCTGCGAACCCTTCGGCAGCGAGGGAGGCCCGTCCTTCCAGGCGACGTCACCCGCATTGACGAAGGCATGCTGGTGCTGCTGCTGAGCGAGCGCCGGCGCGAGGAATAACAGGAGAGCGGAGCCGCAGCCTGCGGCCCGAAGCACGAACGACTGCATCACAACCTCCCGATACTGGGTGATGTGGCGGACGCAAACGCGAGCGGTCCGGTCAAGTTGACGGCCGCGAGAATCGAGGCTGTGCCCTTCGGGATCGGTTGTCAACCGCGCTTGCGGCTAGATCTCCACCAGCGCCTTGATGACGCCGGCCTCAGGCATCGACCAGGTCGGGATGAGGCTGGGCGCCTCGTCGAGGCCGCCTCGGTGGCTCGCCAGCGCCGCGGTCGGCACCTTGCCGGCGCGCATGGCGTCTAGGACCGTCTCGAAATCCTGCCGCGTGGCGTTGCGGCTGCCGAGCAGCGACGTCTCGCGCTTGTGGAATTCCGGATCGTTGAACGTGATGTCGCCGCGCACGATGGACAGGAGCACGTAGGTGCCGCCGTGTCCGACGTACGAGAAGCCCTGCATCATCGCCCTGGGGCTCCCGGTGGCGTCGACGACGATGTCGAAGAAATCGCCGTCGGTCGCCGCCTTGAGCCGGGCGTCGATGTCGGGCGACACTTCCAACACATGATCGACGCCGATCACGTCGCTGCAGAAGGCGAGGCGACGGGCGTTCATGTCGAGCACGGACACTTCCGCGCCGCGGGCCTTGGCGAAGATCGCGGCAGCGATCCCGATCGGCCCGGCGCCCACCACGGCGACGCGGCTCGCAGGTTGAGCGCCCGAGCGCCGAATGCCATGCGCGCCGATGGCGAGGAACTCGACCATCGCCGCCTCGTCGAGGCCGAGGCCCGCTGCCGGCACCACGTTGCGTTCCGGCACCGTGATGTATTCGCAGGCGCCGCCGTCGCGATGCACGCCGAGCACCTGCAGGTTCCGGCAGCAATTCGTCTTGCCCTGCCGGCAGGCGCGGCAGGTGCCGCAATAGAGATACGGCTCGATGCAGACGATGTCGCCCGACTTGAACGCGCTGCCCTTCGGCGCCTCCGCGATCTCGCCCGACAGCTCGTGGCCGATCACGCGCGGATATTCGAGATAGGGCTGGTTGCCGTGGAAGATGTGATAGTCGGTGCCGCAGATGCCGACCCGCCGGATGCGCACCAGCACCTCGCCCGGCCCGATGCGCGGCGGCTCGCGCTCGACGATGCTCAGCTTGCCCGGTTCGTCGCATCGCAGCGCTTTCATCGGCTTTCTCTCCCAACAGGTTTTCGGCTTGTCATGCGAGCTTAGTGCGGTGGGCGGCAGGCTCAAGCCAATGTTGCATCTCTCACCGTCCCATCGCGAGCTCGGCGGTGAGCCAGTCGCGGAAGGCGCCGACGGCCCGCGTCGCCGGAGCGGAGCGGGCGGTCACGAACCAGTAGGAGATGCCGGTCTCGTAGCGGTCGGGGAAGGGCGCCGCGAGACGGCCCATGGCGATGGCGTCGCCGGCCAATGTCTCCCAACCGAGAAACACGCCCTGGCCGGCCACCGCCGCATCGAGGCACAGGGAGGCATCCGAGAAAACCGGGCCGTCGCCGAGGATCGACTCGTCGAGGCCGTTCGGGCCGAGCCACGCGTCCCAGCCGAACATCGGCGTCGGCTCGCGGACGATCGGCACGCTGCCAAGGTCGCGTGGATGGTGCAGGCGCTCGGCGAGGGCAGGGCTGCACACGGGAAAGACGAGCTGGTCGAGCAGCTTCTCCGCCTTGACGTTCGGCCAGCCGCCGCGCCCGACCCGGATGCACACGTCCACGTCCGAGCTGCCCGGATCGACGAGGGACACGTCCGCGTCGATCCGGATGCGCAGCTCCGGGTGCCGCTCGCGGAAGCGCTGCAGGCGCCAGACCAGCCACTTGCTGGCGAAGACCGGCGCGACGGAGACCGTGAGCACGCCTTCGCGCCGCCGTTCGGCGAGCGCCAGCCCGGCCGCGATCTCGGCAAAGCCGGCGCTGAGATAGCGCAGTACCTCCTGCCCGAAGGCGGTCGGCCGCAAGCCCTTCGGATGGCGCTCGAACAGGGGCCGGCCGAACTGCTCCTCGGCCTTGAGGATCTGCTGGCTCACGGCGCCGATGGTGACGCCGAGCTCCTCGGCGGCGGCGCGCAGGTTGCCGAGGCGCCCAGCCGCCTCGAGGGCGCGCAGGCCGTTCAGGTGGAAGCGGTTGAGGTTTCGCATATAGCTTTTCTATAGACACATGCAGAAAAACGCCATTTCTTTCAGCGCGCGCGAGGCGCAGTCTGAAGCCATGCTGAACCTGATGCCATACCTCAAGATCCTCCTGCCCCGTCCGGTGCTGTGGGGCGCGGAGCGCGAGGCCGAGGCGTGGGAGGATCCCCTGTCCCATCCGGCGCTGCAGCGCATGAGCCTGGAAGAGCTCGCCGACCTGCCGTTCGAGCGAGGGCCTTGCCCCGCGCAGCCCGCCGCGCCGGCAGGCGAGGCGCGCCGGCGGTAGAGCCCGCGTCCCACCTCTTGCGGATCGCATTTCGATCCCCATATCAGGCTGACCCAGCGGACATTGTTGTGGACTTCGAGAGCGGCGGGCGTCACCGCCAGCCTCGATGGGACCGTGCCAGGACGGATGTACTCCGGCCCGGTCCAATCCTGCGCTTGCCTGACGATGCAGGCGCCCAAAGCATCGGACCCAAAAGTGGATTCCACTTTTGGGATCCATCCGATGCTTCTTCTCTTGTCTGGCGCATCGTTGGGCGCGGAAAACCGGTACCCACTTTTCGCTGACGCGGCCCTCTGGGTCCGCACGATGCGCTGGACCAAATCAGCCCAGGCCCGTAGCAGGCGAGGCGAGAGATGCGAAGGCATCCCGCCCGTTCGCCCCGGAGCCTGGGCTTTTTCGTTTGGGGATGTCTGCACGGAGGTGTCTGCACGGGGCAAAACTCCACGCTGCCTCAACGGGCCGGACCTCGGGATCTTGCTAAAACATCTCCTCGGGATAGGGGCTCAGGGGCGAGCGGGACGACGAGCGGGGCCTTTCCAGCGCGCGCAGATCGGCCTCCCATCGGGCGCGGTGGGCGGCCCGATAGGCGCGGTGCTCGTCCATCTCCTCCCGCACCGCATCGGCGAAACGCCCGCGATCCGCGAGGAAGCATGGCGGACCGAACCCTCCCTGGCAGCGATGGGCCGCGCGGCAGACGCGCTTGCGGCAGGCCTCCGGCGCCTGGATCGCGTCGGCAAGCCGGCGCAGGGCGTCGTCGGCATCGGGCAGGCAGGCGAGGATCCTTCGTCTGCGGCTCCTGGGTGTGGGGATCATGGCAAAACCTCGAAAGCAATGAATTGTCGGGAAACGAACAGGTTTTGGAGAACGGTGCTGGCCCATGGGCCAGCACCTGTGGGCCCGGAGCCGTTGGGCTCCGAGCCTTTCAGGTATCGAGGGTGGCGCGAAGGGCGGCCCGGCTCGATGATGCATGGTGATGATGGAAGAGCCGAACCGTCTCTTCGCGTCCGGTTTGTTTCGGCGGACAGGCGGCGCCGGTTCGGCGACTGCCCGAGGCGGCGACCGCAAGGTCAGCGGCGGCCTCGACCCAATCCCTAGTCAGCGGCGCACAGCCTGGGCCACTCGCCTGGCCCGCTTGCGAGGCGAACCAGCGAGACCGGGTCTGCTCCCACACTGCGACGCCTCGCGAGCGCGCCCCTCGAAGAAGAGACCCTCACGATATAGCAGAGCTTATGCTCCTCGTCAAGAACAAAGTGAGAACATATCGTTGCCTGCGCCACTCTCTTGTCCCCCTCTCACGTCATCACCGGCCTCGTGCCGGTGATCCCGAACCGAGAGGCGCCGCGCTTTTCCGGATCGGGATGGCCGGCACGAGGCCGGCCATGACGGGGTGGGTGGCATGAGAGACGGTGTCATTCCCGGCCGGAGCAAAGCGGAGGGGAAGGGAAACCAGATCGGAGAGCGTGGGAGTGGATGCCCTTCCCGGCCTTTCGGCCACGGGGATGACACGCAGCACGTCGTTGGGGCCGGGTGGCCGGATGAGGCCTAAACAGCCGGCATGCGGTTGAGGGCGAGCACGCCGTCGATGATGAACTGCACCGCCAGCCCTGCCAGGATGACGCCGAGGAGGCGGGTCAGCACCACGTTGCCGGTGACGCCGAGCCAGCGGGCGACGCGCTCGGCGGCGGAGAAGACGGCGAAGCAGCTCACGATGCCGAGGGCGATTAGGATGAGCAGGGAGGAGAGATAGGCGAGGTTGCCACCCGCCCGGCCCGCCAGCAGGATCACGGCGGTGATGGCGCCGGGGCCGGCCATGAGGGGGATGGCGAGGGGAAAGGCGGCGACGTTGCGGATGTGATCCTCGGTGATCGCGATGTCGGCGGTGTGCTGCTTGCGCTCGTTGCGGCGCTCGAACACCATCTCGAAGGCGATCCAGAACAGCAGCAGCCCGCCCGAGATGCGGAAGGCTGGGATGCCGACGCCGAGGAGCCGCAGCAGCACCTCGCCGCCGAGGCCGAAGAAGGCCAGGATGCCGAAGGCGATCAGGCAGGCCCGCATCGAAACCCTGCGGCGCTCCGCGGCGTTCATGCCCCGGGTGAGCGACACGAAGATCGGCGCCAGCGCCACCGGGTCGAGGGTGACGAGCAGGGTGACGAGGGCCGCGGAGATATAGTCGAGGAGCATCGGCTGGACCTTCCCTTAAGCTTTGCTTTATGGGGTTCCCGAGACGGTTTGGCG
Protein-coding regions in this window:
- a CDS encoding MarC family protein, yielding MLLDYISAALVTLLVTLDPVALAPIFVSLTRGMNAAERRRVSMRACLIAFGILAFFGLGGEVLLRLLGVGIPAFRISGGLLLFWIAFEMVFERRNERKQHTADIAITEDHIRNVAAFPLAIPLMAGPGAITAVILLAGRAGGNLAYLSSLLILIALGIVSCFAVFSAAERVARWLGVTGNVVLTRLLGVILAGLAVQFIIDGVLALNRMPAV